The genomic region GTCACCTACTACAACAACATCACCGGGGACCTCAGGCGCATCTCCGGCGGGAGCGTCACCTCCTATGGCACCGTCAACGGCGTCATGGGCGGCATGTCCCTGTGGAACGCCAAGCCTTCTTTCACCTCGGAGTTCCGGGGGATCGGGTTCCTCACCCCGAGCCAGGCGCTGACCAATACCGACTACGTATTCAGTGCTCCGCTCATCTCGAAAGACCTGTCAGGCCAGGCGATGACCGCCGACGGCGGCGCCTACTACGGGCAGCTGGTCGCAGGGGTCAGCACAGTAGGGGGCAACCCCGACAGTCCAGGCATCATCGGCGCAGCCAACGCCCTCTACATAGACCCGGCCGGCAAAGCCGGGGTACTGCAGGGGAAATTCTCCGGCTTCCTCGACCCCTCCAACAACATCTGGCAAAACGAAGGCGATTTCTTCCCGGTAGAGCTCGACGCGGCCCCGTCGGTGACCGCGACCACGCTGAACAACGGCGGCGTCATCACGGGTACGACCACGTTTGTCGTCGGCGCCTCCACCTTTACCGGCAACGGGGTGACTCTAGGCGGAGGGGACGCCGATGGCTTTACCCGCAGTTTCCTAACGAACACGCCCCAGTGGGGCATCGGGAATTTCGGGTTTTACGCCCCCGTCAGCTCGGGACCTGCCGCCAACACCCCCTGGAGCATCGATTTCGTTCTTCCCGATTCAAACCTGACCACGGTGGGAACAATGTCGGGGCAGATGTGGGACCCCGGGAGAGGACAGATGGCCGCGGGCGTCCGGGCGGGATGGTATGATATGGTAAATGTAGACGCCACTGCGACGCCCAAAACCGGCATCTTCATCGGCGAGACGGTGGGAACCTTCAACCCGGTGTCGCTGCAGTCCATTACCTCCGGCATGTGGCTGGAGACCAACAAGTTCCTCTCGATGGTTGCGAGCGATCCGGGCGCATTGAACAAGCTGAAGATACCTGCCGTCGAAGTAGGGAAGGCCGATTTCTCCGGCGGCAACGGCGAGTACAACGTAACGATCCAGAACCTGCGCTTCTTCGCGCCGGTCGCCACCGGCCGCCCCGAGATCTTCGCCACCGACAGCATCTCGGGTAGCTACGTGACTGTACCCACCCTGGGCTCCGCCGCGACGCTGAACCAGGTGGTCGGCTCGGGCGTCAACGTCTCCGGGTTCTCCCCCACCTTCACCGTCAAGCAGTGGGATACGACCAACAACAAGTGGTCCGCGAGCCTCCAGTTCAACGGCAACAGCGGCGCGGTCGGCACGTATGGCAACGTCCAGTTCACCGGGGTCGCCGCCGGCCGCAGTAACCCCGGCGCCTCCACCTTCACGGGCACTGCAGCGGGTGTTGTCAAGTAAAAGGGAAGGGCTGGAGGGATCATCATGCCGACGATCACAACCCGGAAAATGTTCACCTTGCTGCATGTGTCCCTGTTTCTCATTGTCTCCGCCGCCACGATCTTCACGGTCAACCACCAGCAGCGCGCCCAGGCGCTGGTGGTGGCGCAGGAGAAGGCGAGGCTGATACTGGACCACAACCTTGCCATTCACAGCTACTTCTCCAACCAGCTGAAACCGCAGCTTTTTCAGCTGACGGACCTGTATCGCCCGAAGGAATACTTCAATCCGGTATGGATGTCTTCCACCTATGCGGTGCGCGAGATCGACCTCTACAACAAGGCCTTCTCCAACAGCGACTTCTACTACAAGGAGTGCGCGATCAACGCCCGCAGCCCCCGCAACGAGGCGGACCCGGTGGAACGCGCTTTCCTGGAGGAGACCAGGAAGGATCCCCGCCTCGCCGTCAAGTCCTTCATCCGCGAGATCGAGGGCAAGCCCTACTTCGTGGTGATGCGCCGCGGCGAGAGCATGGAGAAGAGCTGCCTTAGGTGCCACAGCACACCTGGCGCGGCGCCTGCCGACATGGTGGCGAGATATGGCCCCGAGCGCAGTTTCAGCCGCGAGGACCGGGAGCTCGTCTCCGCCATATCGATCCGCATCCCGCTGCACGAGGCTTATGTCAACGCCAACAAGCTCTCCTTCGAGCTCTGCTTCCTGCTGCTGGCCATCCTCGGGGTGTCGTCGGGAGCGCAGTTCCTGGTCATGAACCGGATGCTTTTGAACCCGCTCGCCGTCCTGCGCGACAGGACCGACGCGATCCTGCGCGATGAAAACAGGCTGGGGCAGGATATACCGGAGTTGTCCAGGGCGGAGGAACTAAAGGAGCTGACCGTAACCTTCAACCAGCTCTCCCGCCATTTGCGCAAGGAGAAGGACGGGTTGTTGGAGCAGGTGAAGGAGAGGACTGCCGCGCTGGAGTCGGCGAACCAGGCGCTGGAGGAAGACGTAAGGGAGAGGGAGCAGATACAGCAGGAACTGGCGGCGAAGGTGGCGCAGCTTCAAGAGGCGCTGGCCAAGGTGCGGACCCTGGAAGGCATCCTCCCCATCTGTTCCTACTGCAAGAAGATCCGCACCGACGAGGAGAGCTGGCAGCAGTTGGAGCAGTACATAAGCGAGCATTCGGATGCCCACTTCAGCCACGGCATCTGCCCCTCCTGCTTCGATCAGCTGCAGGAGTCGTACAAGAAACGGGGCGCGCGGGACCCGGAGGAATAACTATTCCTCCTGCAGATAGGTGCGTCCCCACTCGCACATGAGGTCGAGGATGGGGAAGATGGTCTTTCCTTTCTCGGTGAGCGAGTATTCCACCTTGGGCGGCACCTGTGCGTAGACCTTGCGGTGCACCAGCCCGTCCACTTCCAGCTCCCGCAGCTGCTGGGTCAGCATCTTGCGGGTGGTGTCGGAGAACTGGCGCTGCAGATCCGAAAAGCGCATGGTCTCCTGGGCCAGGTGCCAGAGAATGGACGCCTTCCACTTCCCCCCCACCAGCGCCAGCGTCACGTCGATGCCGCACTTGTACTCCTTGTCCCTGAAAACCATCTGTGCCGCCGCCTGCCCGTTTCCCATCTCTGCTCCAAAGCCTCCACGGTTACCGAAAGGGTACCGAGTGTCGAAAAAGGTACTACGTTTCAAATAAGTTCGTTATTGACCATTTGACGCGAATGGTCCTATATAGCCCATCTCACTCTGAAAGAAAAGCCTGGAATACAACACCAATCGGAGGAACACAACATGAAGATGGTGGCATTCAACGGAAGCCCCAACCGGGAAGGGAACACCTATCACGCCATCAAGCTCGTCGCCGCCGAGCTGGAGAAGGAAGGGATAGAGACCGAGATCATCCACGTGGGCAACAAGACCATCCGCGGCTGCATCGCCTGCATGCAGTGCGCGAAAAACCAGGACGAGCAGTGCGCGCTGAAGGACGACGAGGTTAACGAGTGGGTGCAGAAGATGAAGGGCGCCGACGCCATCCTCCTCGGCTCCCCGGTGCACTACTCCGGTATTGGCGGGACCATGAAGTCGTTCCTTGACCGCGCCTTCTTCGTCGGCGGCGTCAACGGCAGCTTGTTCCGGCACAAGGTAGGCGCCTGCGTCGTGGCGGTGCGTCGCTCCGGCGGCGTGACCACCTTCGACCAGTTGAACCACTTCATCAACTACTCCGAGATGCTTGTGGCGACCTCCAACTACTGGAACGTGATCCACGGCAGGGTCCCCGGCGAAGCGCTCAAGGACGAGGAAGGGGTGCAGATCATGAGCGTCCTGGGCAAGAACATGGCGTGGCTGATGAAGCTGGTGCAGCACGGCAAAGGGGCGGTGCCGGCGCCTGAGAAAGAAGCGAAGGTAATGACCAACTTCGTCCGGTAATCATAGAAACCGACGCAAAGGCATAGCACGCGGATGACGCGGATAAAATCCGATTATCGCGGATAAATCTAAAACCGTGGATTGATCTGCCTTTATCGGCGTCATCCGCCAAATCCGTGTGCGATGCCGTCAAAGGAGTCCATATGCTGGAATTCAAGGTCGACCGGGAGAAATGCAACCATTGCGGCAAGTGTGTCGCCGACTGTATCCCCAGGGTCATAGCCATGGAGCAGGGCTATCCCGCCATGGCCGCGGAAAAAGAACCGTACTGCTATCGCTGCCAGCACTGCTTCACCATCTGCCCCACCGGGGCGGTTTCCATACTCGGGAGAAGGGCGGAAGACAGCCGGCTGCTCGAGGGGAACCTGCCCGACCCGGAGCAGGTCGAGACCCTGATCAAGGGGCGCCGGTCGGTGCGGCAGTACCTGGACCAGAACCTGGAGCCGCAACTGCTGCAGCGACTTCTGGAGGTCGCCTGGCATGCCCCGACCGGGGTCAATTCGCGCCAGGTCCGCTTCACCGTCATAGACGACAAGCAAAAGCTGGCGGGGTTTCGCGCCGAGGTCATGGCGGGTCTGGGGCGCCTGGTAAGGGAGAACGCACTTCCCGAGGCGTACGCCTTCTTCGCCGACTTCGTGCGCATGTGGGAGGAAGACGGGATTGACGTCCTCTTCCGCGGGGCTCCTCACCTCGTGGTAGCGTCCGTGCCGCAGACGGTCGCGTCCCCGATGCCCGACTGCATCATCGCCCTGTCCTACTTCGAGCTCTTCGCCCAGTCCAACGGCGTCGGCACCGTGTGGGACGGCCTGGCGAGGATCGCCATCAATGACCTTGTCCCCGAGAGCCGGGTGCGGCTCGGCATCCCCGAGGACCACCTCGTGGGTTGCGCCATGGCATTCGGCAGGCCAGCCGTAAGCTACAAGAGGACCGTCCAGCACACCCCGGCATTGATCCACCGCCCGCTCTGACAAACGCATCGCACGCGGATGACGCGGATAAAAACCGATTACCGCGGATAAATCGAAACCCGGGGTTAATCCGCTTCTATCCGCGTCATCCGCAAAATCCGTGTGCGGTGCCGTACCCCTGTTTTTTTAACCTCATCAAACAAATCCCCCCACATTTATTGTTTAAGTAAAACTAAATGGTCGCCGAATAAACTCAGTATCCTCAGTCGCGGTAACGCTTCTGTCTATGGGATACAATACAATTTCGGTATGGAGGGAAGGCATGTTCAAAGGTCTGAAGCCCGCAGCGCTGGTCTTGTCCGTAGCAATCGTTTTGAGTGCGAACATCTTGTCTGCTGGTGAAAAAGAAGAATCGGTCGCGACTGCAATGGCGGAATATCTTCTCTCGGCCCGCGCCGTCCTGGCCCAGAACCAGAAACTAATCAATGACCCCGCTAAAGGTGACAAGGGGTTCACTCCTGCTGTCTATGAACAGCAGGTAAGGATGGAATTCCTCTCCAGGACTTCCGCGGACATCACCAAGATGGGGGACGACGACTTCGGCAAGGCCCTCTCGGATATCCACCAATCGGCGAAGCTGGTGGTTGCGGAAGCGCAGCCGGTGATTAACCAGCAGGGGAAGGGATTCAAGGGGTACAATCCCGCCGCGTTCGGCGCGAAAGTGGGCGCAACCCTGGAAAAACGCTCACAGTTGAGGATCAAGCAGACCAGCCTGCAATTCCGCGCCGACCACAACAAGCCGGACGAGTACGAGACGGCCGTCTTGAAGAAGTTCGCCCTGGGCAAAGGAGAGCAGGTCCATGTTGAAGAAACGGAACTGAACGGCCAAAAGGTGCTGAGATACCTGGTGCCGCTTTACGTCGGGAAGTCATGCCTTACCTGCCACGGTGACCCCGCCGGGAGCGTCGACGTCTCCGGGTACAAAAGGGAAGGCTACAAGGAAGGTGAGCTGCGCGGTGCCATCAGCGTAGCCGTGCCGGTAATGTAGAGCCAGGCAAAGGCATCGCACGCGGATGACGCGGATAAAAACCGATTACCGAGGATAAATCCAAAACTCGGATTGATCCGCCTCTATCCGCGTCATCCGCAAAATCCGTGTGCGATGCCGTGTTGTTCAGCCAGAGCCAACTCCTTCAGCCCTTTCAGATCCAGCTTCCCGGTGCAGAGCATCGGGAGGTTTTCCACTTCGAGATAGCAATCGCGCGCGGGCTTCCAGAGGTTCGGAAGCGCGCTCTCCGCCAGATGCCGCTGCAGGGCCCCGGCATCGGTCGCCCCCCTGGTGTAAACCACAACCAGCTTTTCCCCCTTCTTCTCGTCGGGCACTGCCGTCACCGCCAGCACGCCCGTTTGCCCCAGGCGCGCGTGCAGTTCGTCCTCCAGCGCGCCGTGCGGCACCATCTCACCGCCGATCTTGCTGAACCGCGAAAGCCTGTCCGTGATCCTGATGAAACCGTCCTCGTCCATGACGCCTATGTCGCCGGTCAGGTACCAGCCGTCCCGCAGTACCTCCTCGCTCTTGTCGGCGCGCCCCAGGTAGCCGGACATCACGTTCGGCCCCTTGACCAGGATCATCCCTGCCTCTCCCGGCGCAAGGACGGCCCCGCTCTCGGGATCGACCACCTTGATCGCGACCCCCGGAATCGGGTGCCCCACGCTTCCCTCCTTGGAGCCCTGCTGCCTGACCCCGTCGATCTCCACGTCGGGGAGGCTCAGGGTGATCACCGGCGAGAGCTCGGTTGCCCCGTATCCCTCCATCGGACGCACGCCGAACTTCTCCTCGAATAGGTCGGCGACCTTCGCTTTCAGCTTCTCGGCCCCTGTGATCACCAGCCGCAGGGTGGCGAAATCCTCCCGGTTTGCCCGGCGCAGGTAGGCGAGGAGGAAAGTGGGGGTGGCGAGGAGCAGTGTCGATTTGTGCTCGCGCACGACCGCGGCGATCTTCTCCCCTTCCATCGGGTTCGGGTGGTAGGCGGCGGAAAAGCCTGACACCAGAGGGAACCATAGCGTCCCGGTGAACCCGAGCGAATGGAAGAAGGGGAGGGCGGAGCAGATGTTGTCGTTCAGGTCGACCCGGAACACCATCCGCAGCGCCTCGATGTTTGACATGATGTTGTGGTGGCTGAGCATGACCCCCTTCGGTTCGCCGGTGCTGCCGGACGAGAAGATGACGGTCGCGGTCCGGTCCGGGTGAAAGCCTGCGCTGCGGCAGATGAATCGCACCGGGAAAAGGCGCGCCTTCACCAATGCCGCCAGCTTGTCGAAGCGGGAGAGGGCGGGGACCAGTTCCTCCAGGAAGATCATCCCGGAGAGCCGCGGCAGGTTCGGGAGCTTCTCCAGGAACGCGTGCGAGGTTATCACGGTGTTGATGCCGCACTGGTCGATGGCGGAGCGAAAGGAGGCTTCCGACGCGGTGTAGTTGAGGTTCACCGGGACCTTCCCCAAGAGGGAGATCGCCAGGTTGGCCATCACCCCTCCCGCCGAAGGGGGAAGGAGAATCCCGACATGCTCGGCTTCGCCAATCTCCTGCTTCAGTTTCCCCGCCAGCGCCACGGCCCCGGTAAGGGTCCGGCCATAGGAAAGGGTCTTTCCGGAGCTGTCCGCGGCGGCCTTGCGCTGCCACTGCTGCCGCGCCGTGCGCACGAAGTATTCCGGCAAGGGGCGGCGCTCTCCTTTCTTCGATTCGAAATAGTCGCAGGAGAGTTCCGCGACCTTTTGACGCACCTCGACCGCGCGGCTTGCTGCCGGCATCGGCGCGCCGAAGAGGATGGTGACCGGGTAGGGGGCAAAGGCCGGAAGCCTGGAGAGAAGCCGGCCGTGCGCGTAGGAGAGGATGCTCCCCCAGGCGCCGCCGATGTAGACGGGGACGATGGGGTAGGCGCTGTTTTTGACGATGCGCTCGAAGCCGCCGCGGAACTCGCCCAGCATCCCGTTGCGGGTGAGCGCCCCTTCGGCGAAGATGCAGACCATGTACCCCTGGTCAAGCGCGGCGCGGGCGCTCTTGATGAATTGCAGCATCTCCTTCTTGCCGTCGGTGGAGGAGACTGGGATCACCCCCATGAGCCGGAACAGGGCGTTGAGGATGGGGGTGTTGTAGATGCTCCGTTCCATGACGAAGCGGATGCGGCGCTGGTTGGTTGCAGTCAGAAGGAGCGCGTCGGCCCAGGTCACGTGGTTGGGGATGAGGAGCGCCGGCCCTTCCACGGGGAGGTTGTCTTTCCCGATGATCCTGATGCGGTAAAAGACGCGCATGGTCAAAAGCGCGAGGAAGCGCAGCAGGAAGTCCGGGAGTGCCCAGAAGGAAAGAGCCGTAAGGATCAGGGTCATGGCGCCGACGACGCTGAACCCCTGCGCCGCGGAAAGTCCCAGCGGGCCGCTGAAGAGCCAGGTGAGCCCGGAAGCCGCGAGGATCCCCACCCAGTTGATGAAGCTTGAGGCCGCCAGCACTTCGCCCCGTTTCGAGTCGTCCGCCCGAAGCTGGATGAAGGTCTGCAGCGGCAGGCTGAACACCCCGGCCGAGACGCCGAAGCCGACGATGATGACAAGGCTTGCTGCGAGGTTACCGGGGACGGCGTGCAGCAGGACCGGCGCCAAGGTGAGGCCGGTTGCCCCGAGCGGCACGATGCCGAACTCCACGTCCCTCCCCGAGAGCTTCGCGGCAAGAAGCGACCCGATGCCGATGCCGAAGGCCGCCGCGAGGAACAGGTAGCCGCTTTGCGCCTCGCTGAGCCCGAGTTCCTCAATGCCGTAGCCGATCAGGTTCAACTGGGCGAATGCGCCGATAAACATGAACCAGGCGAGCCCGATGACCGCCAGCATGAGGTGGCGGTCCCGGCGCATTTCGTTCACCGTCTTGAGAATCCGGGTCGGGAGGAGGGCGACCGGGCGGGAGGCGTTACATTGGGTAGTGTTCCCCATCAACCGTGCCGAGCCGAGCCCGGTGAGCGCCACGGCGAGGCAGGCGCAGGCCGAAAGCCAATAGCGCCCACCTGCCGCCTGGGAGAGCGCCGAGGCGATGGCAGTGCCGACGATGATGGCCAGGAAGGTAAAGGATTCGATCAGCCCGTTGGCGCGCGACAGCCCTTCCTTGGGGACCAGTTCCGGTATTACCCCGTATTTTGCCGGCGCGAAGAGTGCGCTGTGGCATCCCATCAGGAAAACGACCAGGTATAGGGCTGGCTCAAAGCGCAGGGCGAAGGAGATTACCGCCAGAAGCGTCGTCGCCACCTCGAACAGTTTCACCCAGACGATCAGCCGCGACTTCGCCAGCCTGTCCGCGAGGCTCCCGGCGGGCGCCGACAGGAGCAGGAAGGGGAGTACGAAGGCGGCGCCCACGCCGGCCGTGACCGCACCCGCTTCGGCCGCGCCAAGGCGCCCGATCAGAAAGAAGATGATCAAAAGCTTCAGTATGTTGTCATTCAAGGCACCGAGGAACTGTGTCGCGTTGAGCCAGGCGAGCGGGTTGGAGCTTTGTCTATACGTTGTCATTTCATACCTCATGGTGATTTCAATGCCATAACCGGATATCAAAGGCTTTTGCTATTGTGTTGACAGGAAATACAGGACCCGCGGTACGTTTGCCCACGAAACATTGCAGGACGGCAAACGTTCCCCCCTTTGCGAAGGGGGGACAGGGGGGATTTGCCTCTCAGGCCTTCCCTATTACAGGGACTATGCCAATCGCTCTTTTCATTCACTTAGCCATGTAACCGCTTGATCCAAAGCCATAAGTGTATTTGTCTGCCAGGTGAAGGCAAAAACCCAATTGACATTCAATGTACGCACCCAGTACATTCGATGCATGAAATCATCAAGAGCTACAGACAGCGAGTGGGAATTCCTGGAGACAGTTGCGCGCGCCGCGTTTGCCAATCCGTTCGGTGAAACGAGAGACGATCTCGATATAGCCATAAGCGGGGCCGCACCTGGTTCATCGGCCGACGAGATCCTGCGTGCGGTAGTGACCCGAATCGACACACAGCTGCAGAGCCTGAGCGACAGGGGAGTGGCCGACCTGCGCAGTCTGGACGGACACCGGCGCGAGGTCATGCGCAGGGTCTGTCTTTTTCACGTCTTCCACCGCTACCTGGACCATTTCGACGAGCTGATAAAGACCCAGCTGAAGGAGGGGGACAAGCAGTGCCGCGTCCCCTTCGCCCGGCACGTGCTGGGGGAGCTGACCGGTTTCGGCATAAGCGACCAGGACGCGGTGCGCGTCCTCGCCGTCTTCTACCAGCTGCGCCGCGCCTTCTACTTCATCAAGAATGGGCTGGTGGGGAGCTCCCCCTCAATGAAGACCCTGCGCCGGCACCTCTGGGACTGCGTTTTCACCCACGATATGAGGTGGTTCGAGGCGGGCCTTTGGGACAAGATGGAGGAATTCTCCATACTTCTGTTGGGGGAAACCGGCACCGGCAAGGGGGCCGCGGCCGCCGCCATCGGGCGCTCCGGGTTCATTCCCTTCGACGTCGCAAAAAACGCCTTTGCCGAGAGCTTCACCCGCAACTTCGTCTCCATCAACCTGTCGCAGTATTCCGAAGGGGTGCTGGAAAGCGAACTCTTCGGGCACAAGAAAGGCGCCTTCACCGGCGCCGTCGACAACCACGAAGGGCTCTTCAGCCGCTGCGCCCCGCACGGCGTCATCTTCCTGGACGAGATAGGCGACGTCAGCATCCCTGTGCAGATAAAACTGCTCCGGGTGCTGCAGGAGAGGATCTTCTTCCCGGTGGGGAGTCACGAGGCCAGACGCTTCAGCGGGCGCATCGTCGCTGCGACCAACCGTCCGCTGGACGAGATGCTGGAAAGCGGTAAGTTTCGCGACGACCTCTACTACCGCCTCTGTTCCGACGTCATCACGCTTCCTCCCCTCAGGGTGCGCCTTAAAGAGGAGCCGCAGGAGTTGGACAACCTGCTTGGCGTTCTCCTCGCCCGTCTTGCCGGCGAGATGCCGGGGCGCGAGAAGCAGTTGGTGAAAAGGATCCTGAAGCGCGACCTCGGGCCGGATTACGCATGGCCGGGGAACGTGCGGGAGCTGGAACAGGCGATAAAGAGGATCATCCTCACCGGACGCTACCAGGGGGTGAAACGGGAAGTCCCGAAGCAGGACGCCGCGGCCCGGCTTTCCCGGGAGATGGCGGAAGGTTCGATGAATGCCGAGGAACTGCTTGCAGCCTACTGCGCGTCCCTTTATCAAAGCTTCGGCACCTACGAGGAAGTAGCCCGCAGGACCCGGCTCGACCGGCGCACCGTCAAGAAGTACGTGGAGATGGGTAGAAACAGGGAATGAACTACAAGTGAATCCCATTGACATAGAGCGCGCCATAGGCAATAACAAGCAATTATTTGCTTTGATCAAGCAGTCCAGTCTGTCTGTCGGATGTATCTTGCTGTCCCGCTCATTGACTCACCAGGCAGGCGGGATAATATTTGGTGGGCTTCGGGGAGTGCCTCAAGCCTGCTAAAACAACAAAGGAGGATGTATGTTCAAAAAAGTTGCTATTGCTGCAGTACTGTCGCTGATGGTTTCCGGTGTTGCCCATGCAGGGCTTGACGCTCTCAAGGGCTTGGGGAAGGAAGCAGGTAAGAGCGTTGCTGCCAGCGCCAAGGAAGGGGCGCTCAGCGCCGTGACCAAGAAGCTCAAGAAGGTGCAGAACGAGAAGGGGCCGATCAAGTTCAAGACCGGCAAAGCCGAGATCGATCCTTCCTGCGACAAGACCATGACCGCCATCGCGGCAATCATGACCGACTACCCCGGCTTCCACGTCCAGGTTGACGGCCACACCGACAACGTCGGCAAGCCCGAGGCCAACCAGAAGCTTTCCCAGGACCGTGCCGATGCCGTGGTGAAATACCTGGTGGACAAGAAGGGGGTCGATGCCAAGCGCCTTTCCGCCAAAGGTTTCGGCGACAGCCAGCCTATTGCCAACAACAAGACCAAGGCCGGCCAGGCGAAGAACCGCCGCGTCGATTTCACCGTCACCAAGATGTAGCCAATCAAAGGGGAGCCGTCCGGCTCCCCTTTTTCTCTATCGTCATAATCTCAAAGCTGCACAGATGAATGTCGCCCTCCCCCCCGCCCCTCTCCCAGAGGGCGAGGGGAGAAAGACTAAACCGACGTGCCGTCCATACCCTCTCCCTTTGGGAGAGGGTGCCCGAAGGGCGGGCCTGCGCGCCGTAGCGCTTCGGTCCGCGAAGGCGGGTGAGGGAAGATATGGAGTTTCCCATGATCTATGCCATTGCCATTTTCCTCCTGGTTGTATGTTTTCTGGTGTACCGTGACATGGAGTTCCGTAAAGAGCTACGCAACCGAAAACCCAGCCGCTCCTTCCGTGTTTGTGAGCCCGGACAGGATCCTTTCGAGGGGCGCATCGAATTCCACATTAGGCCGGAGGATTAAGCATGGCGGCAGAGATCACGCGCTGCACTGACCAAGTACTCGTCAGGTTGGTTTTGCTATCAGCAATATTGGCAACGGCTGGTTGTTCATGGCCCAGTATGGAAATTGGCGGCGAAAAGTATCTCCTTTCGCCAACCCCGACCAAGCATACGACAAAGAGTGAGTCAGCACCTGGAAGTATCCAGGAGTTGAAATAAGGAAAGCAGGATCGGTTATGGATATTGATCTATTTCTCGAACGAATTGGGGTTCAGTCACTTCCAGATTCACCCTTGAAGCGCCTTCAGACCCTGCACAGGGCGATGACCAAAACGGTGCCCTTCGAAAACGTGGCCGTTCTGGAAGGTAAGAACATCAGCCTCGAACCAAGCGACATTTTCGCAAAAGTGGTCGGAGAGGGAAGGGGTGGCTATTGCTTCGAGTTGAACGGCCTTCTTGCCCATCTGCTTGAGCGCCTTGGCTACAAGCTAGAGCGCCTGCTTGGCAGGGTCTGGGCGAACGGCGCACCGGCGCCTTCGCTGACCCATATGACGCTGCGTGTTTTCGTGGAAGACCGTCCCTACCTTTGCGATGTCGGCTTCGGGGGAGGGACGTTGAGGGAGCCGTTGCCCTGGTCTCCCGGTGAGGCCGCGGTACAAGGCCCTGACACGTTCCGGCTTGATGCGACCGACAACGGGGAAACCATGCTGTCGCGGCTTGCGGATGGGGAATGGAAGAACCTGTACAGCCTGCTCCCCTGCCCGGTGCGTCCCCAGGACTACATCCCCGGCAATCATTACACGTCGACCCACCCCAACTCGTATTTCACCCAAAGCCTGGTCGCCGCGCTGACCACGGATAGCGGGCGCAAAACGCTCCGCGATCGCCTCTTTCGCACGGTGGGCGCTGACGGAGAGACCGAAAGGGAATTGACGACCTTCGATGAAGTGGTTCAGGTTCTCGACCAGGAGTTCGGCCTGAAGAGTCTCGATCTTGCCTCTCTGAAGAGCCGGCTTTCGCACCTCTTTGATTGAGAAAAGGGAACGACCCCCCAAAGGAGAGTAACCGTGTCTTTGCGCAGCCTTCGCATCCTCACCGCCATTGCCGGCAAAGGAACCTTCGCAGCCGCAGCCGACCAGCTGGGGCTGACCCAGTCGGCCGTAAGCCTGCAGGTCAAGAAGTTGGAGG from Citrifermentans bremense harbors:
- a CDS encoding sigma 54-interacting transcriptional regulator, which gives rise to MKSSRATDSEWEFLETVARAAFANPFGETRDDLDIAISGAAPGSSADEILRAVVTRIDTQLQSLSDRGVADLRSLDGHRREVMRRVCLFHVFHRYLDHFDELIKTQLKEGDKQCRVPFARHVLGELTGFGISDQDAVRVLAVFYQLRRAFYFIKNGLVGSSPSMKTLRRHLWDCVFTHDMRWFEAGLWDKMEEFSILLLGETGTGKGAAAAAIGRSGFIPFDVAKNAFAESFTRNFVSINLSQYSEGVLESELFGHKKGAFTGAVDNHEGLFSRCAPHGVIFLDEIGDVSIPVQIKLLRVLQERIFFPVGSHEARRFSGRIVAATNRPLDEMLESGKFRDDLYYRLCSDVITLPPLRVRLKEEPQELDNLLGVLLARLAGEMPGREKQLVKRILKRDLGPDYAWPGNVRELEQAIKRIILTGRYQGVKREVPKQDAAARLSREMAEGSMNAEELLAAYCASLYQSFGTYEEVARRTRLDRRTVKKYVEMGRNRE
- a CDS encoding OmpA family protein; its protein translation is MFKKVAIAAVLSLMVSGVAHAGLDALKGLGKEAGKSVAASAKEGALSAVTKKLKKVQNEKGPIKFKTGKAEIDPSCDKTMTAIAAIMTDYPGFHVQVDGHTDNVGKPEANQKLSQDRADAVVKYLVDKKGVDAKRLSAKGFGDSQPIANNKTKAGQAKNRRVDFTVTKM
- a CDS encoding arylamine N-acetyltransferase family protein, which translates into the protein MDIDLFLERIGVQSLPDSPLKRLQTLHRAMTKTVPFENVAVLEGKNISLEPSDIFAKVVGEGRGGYCFELNGLLAHLLERLGYKLERLLGRVWANGAPAPSLTHMTLRVFVEDRPYLCDVGFGGGTLREPLPWSPGEAAVQGPDTFRLDATDNGETMLSRLADGEWKNLYSLLPCPVRPQDYIPGNHYTSTHPNSYFTQSLVAALTTDSGRKTLRDRLFRTVGADGETERELTTFDEVVQVLDQEFGLKSLDLASLKSRLSHLFD